DNA from Flavobacteriales bacterium:
GCAAGGGCGCCTTCACCACCACGCTCACCATGCAGGGACGGCTGGACCAGCACATGGAGCCGGACCTGAACACGCTCACCGGCGGCGGCACCCTGGTGACGCGCAACGTGCAGATCGACGGCCTGCAGCCCTTGGTGGAGCTGGCCAAGGCGCTGAAGGTGAAGGAGCTCGAGAACACGCGCGTGCAGAACGTGGACTTCAGCTTCGAGTTCCTCGACGGCAAGATGGTGGTGAAGCCCTTCGACGTGAAGATCGACCGCATCCAGGCCAACGTGCGCGGCACCACCGCCTTCGTCGACCAAGCCATCGATTACGACCTGAAGGCCAAGGTGCCTACGGAGCTCTTCGGTGCGGCGGCCAACCAGGCCGTGGCCGGGCTGCTCGGCAAGGCCAACGCGGCCATCGGGTCCAGCTTCCAGGCGCCGAAGGAACTCGACATGACCGCGCGGATCACGGGCACCATGGAGAAGCCCATCGTGAAGCCGGTGTTCGCTGGAGGCGGCAGCAGCCTGAAGGAGACGGTGAAGGAGGAGATGAAGGAGGAGCTGAACACGCAGATCGCCCGCGCCAAGGAGGAGGCCATCGCCCGCGCCAAGGCCGAGCGCGACCGGCTCATCGCCGAGGCCCAGGCCCAGGCCGACAAGCTGAAGGCCGATGCCCGCCGCGAGGCCGCCGCCGCCAAGGCGCAGGCATACAAGGCCGCCGACGACGAGCTGGCCAAGATCACCAACCCGCTCGCCAAGCTGGCCGCCAAGGCCGTGGCCGACAAGGCCAAGCAGGAGGCCGACAAGGTGGAGCAGCGTGCCGTGGCCGAGGCCGACAAGAAGGCGGACGCCGTGGTGGATGTCGCCCGCAAGAAAGGCGATGAGCTGGTGAAGAAGGCGGAGGAAACCGATACGACGGTAAAGTGATGCGGAACAGGCGGGGCGTGAAGGGGGCGGCCGGGCTGATGCTGGCGTGGATGCTGCTGGCAGGGACAGCGGCGGTGGCGCAGGATGACGATCCGTGCGCCCCGCCCACGGACAAGAAGATCCTGAAGCTGCTCGATGAGGCCGCCGGTGCCAAGGACCCCGTGCAGCGCCATGCCAAGCTGAAGAGCACCCTGGAGATCGACCCGGAATGCGTGGAGTGCCAGTTCAGGCTGGGGCTCTCGGCCTACCGCATCGCGCGCGAGGGCGGAAAGGGCTTCGCTGCGGCGATCAAGTACCTGGAGGCCGTGCAGGCGAAATGCCCCGCCTACCACAGCGATGTGCCCTACCTGCTGGGCACCATGCACTACGCCGAGGGGCGCTACGCCGAGGCCGCCAAGGCCGTCGAGGCCTTCCGCCGCTTCCCCACCGAGGATGCCGCCCGCGTGAGCAAGGGCTACGACAAGCAGTACCAGGAGACCGAGGCCCTGATGCCCGAGCTGGCGTTCTATGCCGACTTCTACCGCAACATCGGCGAGCTCAACCCGCGCTCGGTGCCCAACGTGAGCACGCCCACGGACGAGTACCTGCCCATGCTCTCGCCCGACAACGAGATGATCTTCTTCACGCGGAAGCGCCAGGTGAAGGCCAAGGGCGACCTGGTGGGGCGCGATGTGGAGGAGCTCATGGAAGCGCGCCGCAAGGGCGTGGAGGCCGACTTCGATGCGGGCCGCGCGCTGCCCGACCCCTTCAACACCGGCGACGGCTATGGCGGGGTCACCATCAGCCTCAACAACAAGGAGATGTTCGTCACCGTGTGCGGCCCCAAGGACAGCCGGGGCTACAGCAACTGCGACATCCACCGCTCGCACTTCAACAGCCGGTTCAACCTCGACGCCGGCGGCCAGGAGTGGGAGTGGGAGGGCCTCGATGCCCTCAGCGATGCCGTGAACGGTACGGGCAGCTGGGAGAGCCAGCCCAGCCTGAGCGGCGACGGGCGCACGCTCTACTTCGCCACGGCGCGCGAGGGCAGCCGGGGCATCGACATCTTCACCAGCACCCGCGATGCGAAGGGCGTGTGGAGCCCCG
Protein-coding regions in this window:
- a CDS encoding OmpA family protein; amino-acid sequence: MRNRRGVKGAAGLMLAWMLLAGTAAVAQDDDPCAPPTDKKILKLLDEAAGAKDPVQRHAKLKSTLEIDPECVECQFRLGLSAYRIAREGGKGFAAAIKYLEAVQAKCPAYHSDVPYLLGTMHYAEGRYAEAAKAVEAFRRFPTEDAARVSKGYDKQYQETEALMPELAFYADFYRNIGELNPRSVPNVSTPTDEYLPMLSPDNEMIFFTRKRQVKAKGDLVGRDVEELMEARRKGVEADFDAGRALPDPFNTGDGYGGVTISLNNKEMFVTVCGPKDSRGYSNCDIHRSHFNSRFNLDAGGQEWEWEGLDALSDAVNGTGSWESQPSLSGDGRTLYFATAREGSRGIDIFTSTRDAKGVWSPARPVPGICTEGDEKAPFMHADSRTLYFAAKPNAQGQGHRSIGGYDIFFSKLNEDGSWTTPRNIGHPINTDQDEHGLIVSADGRTAYFASGRYKGAGGLDILSFPLPTDVRPDEILIVKGEVRDEKGQAVRGATVEVKYMDTRRTEVIKADSVDGRYATVVRLKPGSDVVLTVKKEGHVFDSRSFAIEDTVRRGVAKVDMSVQRIEVNRSYRVNDIKFASNSAEIARSSEYILDELIAFLKENPTIRIRIEGHTDNVGQLADNMALSNDRAFTVMGYLQGKGVAASRLSFKGLGPTKPLASNDTPEGRAANRRTEFVILSR